The following are encoded together in the Petrotoga sp. 9PW.55.5.1 genome:
- a CDS encoding glucosyl-3-phosphoglycerate synthase, translating into MSDSVLKRAFHHSNFSNLKELVKLKEEQNLKISLAFPALNEEKTIGKEILIMKTELMERYPLLDEIAVIDSGSEDETVSIAKEYGAKVFFSGDILPEYGFYRGKGENLWKSLYALNGDIIVWVDSDIENIHPKFVYGLVGTLLKNPDVSYVKAFYERPIVGKGGVQPSGGGRVTELVARPLFSLFYPELATIIQPLSGEYAGRREVLENLPFFVGYGVEIAHLIDIAEKYGSQIIAQVDLELRVHENQPLQSLSKMAFELTKVVLKRLEKYGKIALKTDLNNEHIMIQKKENERIPNPVEILSIERPPIITIPEYQQKFSKGEKV; encoded by the coding sequence ATGAGTGATAGTGTTTTAAAAAGAGCCTTTCATCATTCTAATTTTTCAAATTTGAAAGAACTTGTTAAACTAAAAGAAGAACAAAACTTAAAGATTTCCCTCGCCTTTCCAGCGTTGAATGAAGAAAAAACTATAGGCAAAGAAATATTAATAATGAAAACAGAGTTAATGGAAAGGTATCCTTTGTTAGATGAAATAGCTGTTATAGATTCTGGATCTGAAGATGAAACAGTTTCTATAGCAAAAGAGTATGGAGCAAAAGTGTTCTTCTCGGGAGATATTTTACCAGAATATGGATTTTATAGGGGAAAAGGAGAAAACCTTTGGAAGAGCCTTTACGCATTGAATGGAGATATAATCGTTTGGGTAGATTCCGATATTGAGAATATTCATCCTAAGTTCGTGTACGGATTAGTTGGTACCTTATTAAAAAATCCGGATGTATCGTATGTAAAAGCTTTTTATGAAAGACCCATTGTTGGAAAAGGCGGTGTCCAGCCATCAGGAGGTGGAAGGGTAACAGAATTAGTTGCTCGCCCTTTATTTTCTCTTTTCTATCCCGAATTAGCAACTATTATACAACCTCTTAGTGGGGAATACGCTGGAAGAAGAGAAGTTTTAGAAAATTTGCCTTTTTTTGTTGGATACGGGGTCGAAATTGCCCATCTCATCGATATAGCAGAAAAATATGGAAGTCAAATCATAGCTCAAGTGGATCTTGAGTTAAGAGTTCATGAGAATCAACCCTTACAATCTTTGAGCAAGATGGCTTTTGAACTTACCAAAGTAGTTTTAAAAAGATTAGAAAAATACGGTAAGATAGCTTTAAAGACAGATCTCAACAACGAACATATTATGATTCAAAAAAAAGAAAACGAAAGGATTCCTAATCCTGTAGAAATTTTAAGTATAGAAAGACCACCTATTATAACTATTCCTGAATACCAACAAAAATTTTCAAAAGGTGAAAAAGTATGA